A single Anopheles funestus chromosome 2RL, idAnoFuneDA-416_04, whole genome shotgun sequence DNA region contains:
- the LOC125763909 gene encoding centaurin-gamma-1A isoform X3, with protein sequence MFEKASSTASARKGSDGGGTVGDGHHAAAALTPEPQTTSISMPFYRRYSCQKIVQQRLSTGSTITPTNSRPTTPQGTRLGVASFHPSVPSPTNGYSGAVGNPGPTGGLTLGSNSSPSHQQHPQNHQTGGTMTLPHRHHVLSASSHHIPIKISQELINAEAAQHHHTTGGVGANGGGPQKWGTISHGTSQQALLAMTNENNNIAKFVPPTHPVSSGPTDTLQPLGLSSTMSAKDSSSSGGGGTGSGKDGKDGKELPTPTSTPTTSRKSRRRSNLFIPSSSKKEQQQQEKIKNGELGSGRAIPIKQGYLYKRSSKSLNKEWKKKYVTLCDDGRLTYHPSLHDYMEDVHGKEVSLQYVTVKVPGQKPRGTKSIITNSALTAAAAAAAQASTNGTNGSNGQTAGSNGLTEGIGGLSLAKDRKCTEKVLLTAFDTLREPVKSNSQTSGDEGIVISSSNSQGFLGCDSSNAGGAGGGSKIDAQTPNVKKRHRRMKSSGVGKNSEYDDSDGFEFYIVSLDNKQWHFEASNSEERDEWVSVIEQEIFKSLQGIESSKSKPLNPSDIASMQSIRSRVPGNGYCVDCDSPNPEWASLNLGVLMCIECSGVHRNLGSHISKVRSLGLDEWPPGHLSVMLAIGNSLANSVWEANTRGRVKPTPASSREEKEAWIRSKYEGKDFLPHFNPSPPIGQQLCEAVVRSDMKSIIILLANASNEHINSTASNRDLRTPLLLACAIGNLAISQLLIWHHANLKHVDSEGRSCLTFAKAANSLAAAKQATNSPHHVNVETTTALVELLTSLGCTDPAPFSASGTLPRRRETIDQATFEKFSSSVI encoded by the exons ATGTTCGAAAAAGCATCGAGTACAGCATCCGCTAGAAAGGGTTCCGACGGTGGTGGAACAGTTGGTGACGGTCACCACGCTGCTGCAGCTTTAACACCCGAACCGCAAACAACATCCATCAGCATGCCTTTCTACAGACGATACT CCTGTCAGAAGATCGTCCAGCAGCGTCTGTCGACGGGTTCCACAATAACGCCAACCAATTCGCGTCCCACAACACCGCAAGGTACGCGGCTCGGTGTGGCCAGCTTTCACCCGTCAGTTCCTAGCCCCACGAATGGGTATTCCGGTGCAGTGGGCAATCCGGGACCAACCGGTGGTCTAACGCTCGGAAGCAACTCGTCGCCCAGTCATCAGCAACATCCACAGAATCATCAAACCGGCGGCACTATGACACTGCCCCATCGGCATCACGTTCTGTCCGCCTCGAGCCATCACATTCCGATCAAAATCAGCCAGGAGCTGATCAATGCCGAAGCCGCACAGCATCATCACACCACCGGCGGTGTTGGTGCGAATGGCGGTGGTCCACAGAAGTGGGGTACGATCTCGCACGGCACATCCCAGCAGGCGTTGCTAGCGATGACGAACGAGAACAACAACATTGCAAAGTTTGTCCCTCCGACACATCCCGTTTCGAGCGGACCAACCGATACGCTGCAACCGCTCGGACTGTCGAGCACCATGTCCGCGAAGGACAGTAGCagcagtggtggtggtggtacagGTAGTGGTAAAGATGGAAAGGATGGCAAAGAGTTACCGACACCGACATCGACACCGACCACCTCGCGCAAGAGCCGGCGAAGATCGAACCTGTTCATCCCGTCGTCCTCCAAGAaggaacaacagcagcaggagaAGATCAAGAACGGTGAGCTCGGTTCCGGTCGGGCCATCCCAATCAAGCAGGGCTATCTGTACAAGCGCAGCAGCAAATCGCTGAACaaggaatggaagaaaaagtaCGTCACGTTGTGTGACGATGGGCGGCTCACGTATCATCCGTCCCTGCACGACTACATGGAGGATGTGCACGGGAAGGAAGTATCGCTGCAGTACGTCACGGTGAAGGTACCGGGACAGAAGCCGCGCGGTACGAAATCCATCATCACGAACAGTGCACTAAcggctgcggctgctgctgctgcccaagCGTCCACCAACGGCACGAACGGGTCAAATGGTCAGACGGCAGGTAGCAATGGGCTCACCGAGGGTATTGGTGGCCTTTCGCTTGCCAAGGATCGCAAGTGCACCGAGAAGGTCCTGTTGACCGCGTTCGATACGTTGCGTGAACCGGTCAAATCAAACTCGCAAACCAGCGGCGATGAAGGTATCGTTATCAGTAGCAGCAATTCCCAGGGTTTTCTTGGTTGTGACAGCAGCAACGCTggcggtgctggtggtggaagCAAGATCGATGCGCAAACCCCGAACGTAAAGAAACGTCACCGCCGTATGAAGAGTAGTGGCGTGGGGAAGAACAGTGAATATGACG ATTCCGACGGGTTCGAGTTCTACATCGTATCGCTGGATAACAAGCAGTGGCACTTCGAGGCGTCCAATTCGGAGGAACGGGACGAATGGGTTTCGGTGATAGAGCAGGAAATCTTCAAGAGCCTGCAGGGCATCGAATCGTCCAAATCGAAACCACTGAATCCGAGCGATATTGCCTCGATGCAATCGATCCGAAGCCGTGTACCGGGCAACGGTTACTGCGTGGACTGTGACTCACCAA atccCGAATGGGCCAGCTTGAATCTGGGCGTGCTGATGTGCATCGAGTGTTCCGGTGTGCATCGAAACTTGGGTTCACACATCAGCAAAGTGCGATCCTTGGGATTGGACGAATGGCC TCCTGGACATTTGAGCGTGATGCTAGCGATTGGCAATAGCTTAGCAAATTCGGTGTGGGAAGCAAATACGCGCGGCCGCGTAAAACCAACACCGGCTAGCTCCCGGGAGGAGAAAGAAGCGTGGATACGAAGCAAGTACGAAGGCAAAGATTTTCTGCCACACTTTAACCCATCGCCACCGATCGGTCAGCAGCTGTGTGAAGCCGTTGTACGTTCGGACATGAAATCCATCATCATCCTGCTAGCGAACGCATCGAACGAGCATATAAACTCGACCGCTAGCAACCGTGATCTCCGGACGCCATTACTGTTGGCCTGTGCAATTGGTAATCTTGCCATCTCGCAGCTACTGATATGG CATCACGCCAACCTGAAGCACGTCGACAGCGAGGGCCGTTCGTGTTTAACGTTCGCCAAAGCAGCCAACTCGCTGGCCGCAGCCAAACAGGCAACCAACTCGCCCCATCACGTTAACGTGGAAACGACGACGGCTCTGGTCGAACTGCTGACCAGCCTGGGCTGTACCGATCCGGCACCATTCTCCGCCAGCGGTACGTTACCCCGCCGAAGGGAAACCATCGATCAGGCTACGTTCGAAAAGTTTTCCTCCAGTGTGATCTAA